One genomic window of Campylobacter fetus subsp. fetus includes the following:
- the rsmH gene encoding 16S rRNA (cytosine(1402)-N(4))-methyltransferase RsmH: MDSPHIPVLLKPVLNSFKDIKNGTILDCTLGYGGHSEAILISNPNLKIIACDRDSESLSFCKAKFEKYSDRIKIYKSNFAGILNKIDHEDIRGILADIGVSSLQLDLDERGFSINSNNLDMRMDKNQTFSAKELINSYSKDQLADIFYKYAELPNAKSLAQKIVDARDKSPIKSAKELSSIIGRSNLKNRSVSIAILAFQAIRIEVNKELDELNNLLNLIKSSKINNAILDIISFHSLEDKIAKSTFKEWEKSCICDNFVMKCECGNNHSIGKILTKKPITPSEDEIKQNPRSSCAKMRIFHIQRNV; encoded by the coding sequence TTGGATTCGCCTCATATACCGGTTTTGTTAAAGCCTGTTTTGAACTCTTTTAAAGATATAAAAAACGGTACTATATTAGATTGTACATTAGGGTACGGTGGACACAGCGAAGCTATTTTGATATCAAATCCAAATTTAAAAATCATAGCTTGCGATAGAGATAGCGAATCTTTATCATTTTGCAAAGCTAAATTTGAAAAATACTCAGATAGAATAAAAATTTATAAAAGTAATTTTGCAGGAATTTTAAATAAAATAGACCACGAAGATATAAGAGGTATCTTAGCCGATATAGGAGTTAGCTCACTTCAGTTAGATCTTGACGAAAGAGGATTTAGCATAAATAGCAACAATTTAGATATGAGAATGGATAAAAATCAGACTTTTAGCGCAAAAGAGTTGATAAACTCATATTCAAAAGATCAATTAGCGGATATTTTTTATAAATACGCAGAGCTTCCAAATGCAAAAAGTTTAGCTCAAAAAATAGTAGACGCAAGAGACAAATCTCCTATAAAATCAGCAAAAGAGTTATCTAGTATTATAGGTCGTTCAAATTTAAAAAACAGAAGCGTAAGCATAGCTATTTTGGCTTTTCAAGCGATACGAATAGAAGTAAATAAAGAACTTGACGAGCTAAATAATCTTTTAAATTTAATAAAAAGTTCAAAAATAAACAATGCAATTTTAGATATAATCTCATTTCACTCTTTAGAAGATAAAATAGCAAAATCAACATTTAAAGAGTGGGAAAAAAGCTGCATATGTGATAATTTTGTTATGAAATGCGAGTGCGGAAATAACCATTCAATAGGAAAAATATTAACAAAAAAACCGATAACTCCGAGCGAGGATGAAATAAAACAAAATCCAAGAAGCAGCTGTGCTAAAATGAGAATTTTTCATATACAGAGGAATGTATGA
- a CDS encoding class II aldolase and adducin N-terminal domain-containing protein: MNIEYSMGEIKKISASMFKKNFFGIFHGSISARIEHNQFVINKKDAIFDGLSNDDLTLLYSKKDYRWNDASIDSDIHLNIYKNIGEAKYICYAMPPYLTAYSMDHITIEPRDYFGYMKFDNIFIYDIKQFDDWYERAPSEICRYMIEKNSNIMVIKGYGVYVYERTAYDLAKTVALLENSCKMINYASRFQNLNLGL, encoded by the coding sequence ATGAATATTGAATACTCTATGGGTGAGATAAAAAAGATATCCGCATCTATGTTTAAAAAGAATTTTTTCGGTATATTCCATGGATCTATATCGGCTAGAATCGAGCATAATCAGTTTGTTATCAATAAAAAAGATGCGATATTTGATGGACTTAGCAACGATGATCTGACTTTGCTTTATTCCAAAAAAGATTATAGATGGAACGATGCTAGCATAGATAGCGATATACATCTAAATATATATAAAAATATCGGCGAGGCAAAATATATTTGTTACGCGATGCCGCCTTATTTGACAGCTTACAGCATGGATCATATAACTATTGAACCGCGAGATTACTTTGGATATATGAAATTTGATAATATATTTATTTATGATATAAAGCAATTTGATGATTGGTATGAGAGAGCTCCATCTGAGATATGTAGGTATATGATAGAAAAAAACAGCAATATCATGGTTATAAAAGGATATGGTGTTTATGTATATGAAAGAACTGCGTATGATCTGGCAAAGACGGTAGCTCTTTTAGAAAATAGTTGTAAAATGATAAATTATGCAAGCAGATTTCAAAATTTAAATTTAGGTTTGTGA
- a CDS encoding peptidylprolyl isomerase: protein MLTWMQKHKKYLVVTIWISTIAFVGAGFVGWGAYDLNSNRATSVAKVGNRNITIQEFQKTYSNLYNYYSSLSEGKFTQEQADEMGLDRIALQRLIQENLFLNYVDDIGLMVSKEELIAALTSDEGFQVDGKFDKSRYEDTLKRARITPKDFENELTNKLLLNKFFDAINLKTNQTDLDILASSYFMEDKVSINIIKADKNSISVDENELKDLWEKSKNRYLTKSKFELQTKFIPQTNIDVNDTVLEEFFEENRGNYRDGFDKLLTFDKAKDDVKYDYELKQARKTALEEYLKIKKGESNATTAVTVLEDNEDFPINELRDAKVGDVLKPFEYKNGYMIAELVGKNMPEVMSYEEAKDALTKVYMDEKGKKLLEEKAKQSLNNFSGKDIGFVSRDTKKSIDGLSETEYLTFIMKLFESPNKNGYVMLDTKAVVYSILEQRLLNLDKVKEYNALLSQNASAIKNGQLERDLLDALQKRYKIEQYYKR from the coding sequence ATGTTAACTTGGATGCAGAAGCATAAAAAGTATTTGGTTGTGACTATTTGGATAAGCACTATTGCATTTGTCGGAGCAGGTTTTGTTGGTTGGGGTGCTTATGATCTTAATAGTAATAGAGCAACTTCGGTAGCGAAAGTAGGAAATAGAAATATTACAATCCAAGAATTTCAAAAAACTTATAGCAATTTATATAATTATTATTCGAGTTTATCTGAGGGTAAATTTACTCAAGAACAAGCTGATGAAATGGGGCTTGATAGAATCGCTTTACAAAGATTAATCCAAGAAAATTTATTTTTAAATTATGTTGACGATATAGGACTTATGGTTTCCAAAGAGGAACTTATAGCGGCTTTGACGTCGGATGAAGGTTTTCAAGTAGATGGTAAATTCGATAAAAGCAGATATGAAGATACATTAAAAAGAGCTAGAATCACTCCAAAAGATTTTGAAAATGAACTTACGAATAAACTTTTATTAAACAAATTTTTTGATGCTATAAATTTAAAAACAAATCAGACGGATTTGGATATTTTGGCTTCTAGTTATTTTATGGAAGATAAGGTTTCTATAAACATTATCAAAGCCGATAAAAACAGTATTTCAGTAGATGAAAACGAGTTAAAAGATCTATGGGAAAAAAGTAAAAATAGATATCTAACTAAGAGCAAATTTGAGCTACAAACAAAATTTATACCGCAAACTAATATAGATGTGAATGATACCGTTTTAGAGGAATTTTTTGAAGAAAACAGAGGCAATTATAGAGACGGTTTTGATAAACTTTTAACTTTTGACAAAGCAAAAGATGATGTAAAATACGATTATGAGCTAAAACAAGCTAGAAAAACAGCCCTTGAAGAGTATTTAAAGATAAAAAAAGGAGAATCAAACGCTACTACTGCAGTAACAGTATTAGAAGATAATGAGGATTTTCCTATAAATGAGCTAAGAGATGCTAAAGTAGGCGATGTTTTAAAGCCGTTTGAGTACAAAAACGGATATATGATAGCAGAATTAGTTGGCAAAAATATGCCAGAAGTGATGAGCTATGAAGAGGCAAAGGATGCTCTTACCAAGGTTTATATGGATGAAAAAGGTAAAAAACTTCTCGAAGAAAAAGCAAAACAATCTTTGAATAATTTTAGTGGAAAAGATATAGGATTTGTAAGTAGAGATACTAAAAAAAGTATCGACGGACTTAGCGAAACTGAGTATTTAACGTTTATTATGAAGCTATTTGAAAGTCCAAATAAAAACGGATATGTTATGTTAGATACAAAGGCTGTTGTGTATAGTATTTTAGAGCAGAGACTTTTAAATTTAGATAAAGTAAAAGAGTATAATGCTCTACTCTCTCAAAATGCTAGTGCTATAAAAAATGGACAATTAGAGCGAGATCTATTAGATGCTTTGCAAAAACGTTACAAAATTGAACAATACTATAAAAGGTAA